GTGCAGGCGCTCAAGGATGTCGAGGTGATGAACCCGGTGATCATGCTCGACGAGATCGACAAGCTCAGCAGCAGCTACCAGGGCGATCCGGCCTCGGCGCTGCTGGAGACACTGGACCCGGAACAGAACGTGGAATTTCTCGACCACTACCTGGATCTGCGCCTGGACCTGTCCAAGGTGCTGTTCGTCTGCACGGCGAACACCCTGGACTCGATCCCCGGCCCGCTGCTGGATCGCATGGAGGTGATCCGCCTGTCCGGCTACATCGCCGAGGAAAAGCTGGCCATCGCCAAGCGCCACCTGTGGCCCAAACTGCTGGACAGGACCGGCGTACCCAAGCAACGCCTCACCATCAGCGACAGCGCCATGAAAGCGGTGATCGAAGGCTATGCCCGTGAAGCCGGTGTGCGTCAGCTGGAGAAGCAACTGGGCAAGCTGGTGCGCAAGGCCGTGGTGCAGTTGCTGGAAGACCCGCAAGCGGAGCTGAAGATCACGCCGAAGGACCTGGAAAGCTACCTCGGCAAACCGGTGTTCCGCAGCGAACAGGTGCTCTCCGGCGTCGGTGTGATCACCGGCCTCGCCTGGACCAGCATGGGCGGCGCCACACTGCCGATCGAGGCCACGCGTATCCACACGCTGAACCGCGGCTTCAAGCTCACCGGCAAGCTCGGTGACGTGATGAAGGAATCGGCAGAGATCGCCTACAGCTACGTCAGCTCGAACCTGAAAGCCTTCAAGGGCGACCCGGAGTTCTTCGACGAAGCCTTCGTGCACCTGCATGTGCCGGAGGGTGCCACGCCCAAGGACGGCCCCAGTGCCGGCATCACCATGGCCAGCGCGCTGCTCTCCCTCGCGCGCAACCAGCCGCCGAAGAAAGGCGTGGCCATGACCGGCGAGCTGACGCTGACCGGCCACGTATTGCCGATTGGCGGCGTGCGCGAGAAGGTGATCGCGGCGCGGCGGCAGAAGATCTTCGAACTGATCCTGCCGGAAGCCAATCGCGGCGATTTCGAAGAGTTGCCTGACTATCTCAAGGAAGGCCTGACAGTGCATTTCGCCAAGCGCTTCGCCGATGTAGCCAAGGTGCTGTTCTGACGCGGGACAAGATGCAGAACAGCTGAATCGTGGGGTGGAAGTCGCGCTGCACTTGCACCCCTGGGCCGGCGCAGACGGAGTGCGCGCCTGCGACCGCCCCCTTTTGGGCTATCCTTCCCAACTCATTTCCGACCGGTGCCGATCATGCCTTTCGACATCCCTCGTCTATTGCTGCCCGCCAGCTTCGCCCTGCTCGTGGCTTGCGCAAGCAACGACAAGACGCCCTCCAGCGTCGTGCTCAGCGACGACAACCGCTGCCCGCAAACGCTGCAGAGCGGCCAGCAACTCATCGTCAGCCTGCCGAGCAACCCGACCACCGGCTATCGCTGGATTCTGCACGAAGCCGCCGCGGAGCAATTGCGCAGCCTCGGCCCCGAGGTATTCAGCAATCCGAAAGCCGACATGATCGGCGGGGATGGCCTGTCGACCTGGCGCTTCGAAGCACAGGAGTCCGGCAGCGGCCGGCTGTACCTCACCTATCAACGTCCGTGGGAGGCCGACGCCGAGCCAGCGGGCATGTTCGATTGCCGTATCGAGGTACGCTGAGTCGGGCGGAGCCCGCGGCGAGCGTGGTTTCGGCTACAATGCCGCCCCGTTTTCACACACGCCGCCCGACACCGTGAGTCACGATCCCGACCGTCTGTTCGCCCAGCCCCTGCCCCGCATTCAGGACTTCGTCTTCAACGAGGACGTGGTGCGGGTGTTTCCCGACATGATCAAGCGCTCTGTGCCCGGTTACCCGACCATCGTCGAGAACATCGGCGTGATCGCCGCGCAGTTCGCCCAGCCCAATACCCGCCTGTACGACCTCGGCTGTTCGCTGGGCGCGGTGACCCAGGCGTTGCGCCGCCACGTGACTGCCGACAACTGCCAGGTCATCGCCGTGGACAACTCCGCGGCGATGGTCGAGCGCTGCCGCGAATACCTCCACGGACAGGACTCGATGTTCCAGGAGCTGTTGCCGGTCGAGGTCATCGAGGGCGACATCCTGGCTCTGCAGTTCCAGCCCAGCTCGCTGGTGGCGCTGAACTTCACCCTGCAGTTCATCGCACCGCAGCAGCGCCCGGCCCTGCTCAGCCGCATTCGCCAGGCACTGGTGCCCGGTGGCGCGCTGATCCTGTCGGAAAAGCTGCGCTTCGAAGATGAAGACGAGCAACAGTTGCTGACCGACCTGCACATCGCCTTCAAGCGCGCCAATGGCTACAGCGAACTGGAAATCGCCCAGAAGCGCAGCGCCATCGAAAACGTGATGAAACCGGACAGTCTGGAAACCCATCGCCAACGGCTACTGGATGCCGGCTTTTCCAAGGTCGTACCCTGGTTCCAATGCCTGAATTTCGCCTCGCTGATCGCCCTGCCATGAACCTCGACCTCACTCCCCTCGCCTGGCGCCTGGCCGGCACCCCGCTGGCCGCCTGGGCCAACGGCGTTCAGCAGCAGCTGGACGGCAAACTCGCGGTCGGTCACGGTGATCTGCCGCGCTGGCGGCGCGCCGTCGACGCGCTGCCTGCGCTGGCGCCCGAGCAGGTCGAACTGCGTGACGGCTTCCGCCTCGACGCGCCCTGTGACGACGCCACGCGCCAGGCCACCCACGATGCGCTGATGGGGCTCTCGCCATGGCGCAAGGGTCCGTTCGACGTGTTCGGCGTGCATGTCGATACCGAGTGGCGCTCGGACTGGAAGTGGGACCGGGTCGCACCGCACCTGAATCTGGCCGGCAAACGCATCCTCGACGTGGGTTGCGGCAACGGCTACTACATGTGGCGCATGCTCGGTGCCGGCGCCGACAGCGTGGTTGGGGTCGACCCGAACTGGCTGTTCTTCTGCCAGTTCCATGCGATGAAGCGCTACCTGCCGGAAATGCCGGTCTGGCATCTGCCGTTCGCCCTGGAAGAGCTTCCGGCCAGGCTCGAGGGCTTCGACACGGTGTTTTCCATGGGCGTGCTTTACCATCGCCGTTCGCCCATCGATCACCTGCTCGATCTGAAGGACTGCCTGGTCCGCGGCGGCGAGCTGGTGCTGGAGACGCTGGTGGTCGAGGGCGACGAGAATACCGCCCTGGTGCCGGAGGACCGCTATGCGCAGATGCGCAACGTCTGGTTCCTGCCCTCGGTGAAGGCGCTGGAATGCTGGTTGCGCCGCGCCGGTTTCGTCGACGTGCGCTGCGTTGACGTCAGCGTGACCAGCGTCGCGGAACAGCGCAGCACCGAATGGATGCGCTACCAGTCGTTGCCCGACTTCCTCGACCCGCAGGACCACGGCAAAACGGTCGAAGGCCTGCCGGCCCCCATGCGCGCCGTGCTCCTCGCCCGAAAGCCCTGACGGCCTGTCTGCCGCTCAACGAGCGGGGCACGCAGGGCTGCAACGCTTGCGCCGCTGCGCTACCAACTGGCGCAACGGTGCCTGAGCCATTTCACCGAGCCGGCGCCGATCCAGATCGCGCGACGCCAATTGGCGATCATCCAGCTTCAGCAGTCGCCGATACAGACGCCGCTGCCGCCAGGCGCGAAACCAGTCATGCAGGCTGCGCTGCAGACCCAGCGGCCACATGGCCGGCAGATAGAAGTCCGGCATCTGCGGCTCGGATGGTTGCCGTACACAGGTATCGCGTCGTTCACCAGACATGCTCACCTCCGCTTCGCTCACGGTGGCCACGGGTTGTGGCGCCACCGGTTGCCTACAGGATGAGCGGGCACCAGTCGTTCAAACAAACGACTAATATAAAAGCCTATGTTCAGAAAAACTGAAGCCTCGCCTATGCCCGAACCGCTTGAGCGATCCACTAGCCCCTCGACGACGCCCCTGCTGGAAAGCGATGTTCTGCGCACCTTCGTTGCCATCGCCGAGAGCGGCAGCTTCACCCGTGCTGCCGGACAGATCTATCGCAGCACCTCGGCCGTCAGCATGCAGATCAAGCGCCTGGAAGAAACCCTCGGGCGCTCCCTGTTCGTCCGCGAAGCGCGGCAGGTGCGCCTTACGCCGGCCGGCGAGACGCTGCTCGGCTATGCCCGACGCCTGCTCAAGCTCAACGAAGAGGCCATCGCGCACTTCCTCCAGCCAGCGCTGCAGGGTCGCGTGCGTTTCGGAACGCCGGCGGATGTCGGGACGCGCATCCTGCCCGGTCTGCTGGCGTTATTCGCCCGCAGCCATCCCGGAGTCGAAGTGGATGTGTCGGTCGCGCGCAGCGTCGACATGATCGAGCGCATCGACGCAGGCGAACTGGACCTCGCTTTGATCACCGTCGGCAACCTCGGTCAGGACGATTCGCGGGGCGAGCCGATCCATAGCGAACCGCTGGTCTGGGCCGGCCGCAGCGGTGGTGTCGCCGCGCTGCGCACGCCATTACCGCTGGCGCTGGCCAGCCCTGATTGCGCCTGGCGACGGCAGGCACTGGATGCCCTCGGCCGCATCGGCCGCAGCTACCGGGTAGCCTACTCAAGCGAACAGGCTTCGGGACAGGAGGCCGCGATGATTGCCGATCTCGCCATCGCGCCCTATCCATCAAGCCTGATTCGCCCGCCCCTGCAACGTCTGGATGGGCAGTATGGGTTGCCGCAACTGGGCGAGTATCAGATCAAGCTGCTACGTGGCAGCAATCGAAGCGAAGCGGTTGAGGTGCTGGCCGCACAGGTGATCGCCGCCTTTGCCGAGTACCGCGCACGACCGGCCAAGCGATTGGAGCGAAACGAGGAGATCAGATGGCACGCTGGATGATCGTGGCCGGCGCCGCGCTGCTACTGCTCGGGCTCGCCTGGCACTACTTTCCCTGGCTGCTGAACTGGTTCGGTCGGTTGCCCGGCGACATCCGCATCGAGTCCGAACGCAGCCGGGTGTTCATCCCGATCACCTCGATGGTGATCCTCAGCGTTGTGCTGACCGTACTGATCAACCTGCTGCGCCGCTGAGGTGGAATACGGTGCCCCGCACTATCGTGGGAGCGGGTTTGCCCGCAGAGGGCACCCTGCTGCCCGCCGTGGGTCCTCGCGACTGAAACACCCCAGATTCTTTCAGCCCCGCGCCGCCGCACTCAGGATCAGGTGCTTCATTTCCTTGACCGCCTGCTTGAAGCCGACGAATAGCGCATGGGCAACGATGGCGTGGCCGATATTCAGCTCGTTGACGCCACGGATCGCCGCGATGGCTTCGGCGTTGTGGTAATGCAGGCCATGGCCGGCGTTGACGATCAGGCCATGACTCAGACCGGCCTCGACACCGTCGCGAATGCGCGCGAGCTCGCAGGCCCGCTCGGCCACGCTATGGGCATCGGCGTAGCGCCCGGTGTGCAGCTCGATTGCCGGTGCGCCGACACGAGCGGCCGCCTCGATCTGCCGCGGGTCGGCATCGATGAACAGCGAGACTTCCGCACCGCAGCCACGTAGACGCTCGACGGCCTCACGAATGCGTGCTTCCTGCCCGGCCACGTCCAGCCCACCCTCGGTGGTCAGCTCCTGACGCGTTTCCGGGACCAGGCAGACGTGCTCCGGACGCAGCTGCTCGGCGAATGCGAGCATCGCTTCGGTGACCCCCATTTCGAAGTTCATCCGTGTCTGCAGCGCGTCCTTCATCATCAGTACATCGCGCTCCTGGATATGCCGGCGATCCTCGCGCAGGTGCACGGTGATGCCATCGGCACCGGCCTCCTCCGCATCCAGCGCAGCCTTGACCGGGTCCGGATAGCGAGTGCCGCGGGCCTGACGCAGTGTGGCGACGTGGTCGACGTTGACGCCGAGCAGAATTCGATTGGCTTCAGTCACGCGGGGCCTCCTTCAGATTCATGAACAATTCGC
This DNA window, taken from Pseudomonas sp. FeN3W, encodes the following:
- a CDS encoding DUF2905 domain-containing protein, whose translation is MARWMIVAGAALLLLGLAWHYFPWLLNWFGRLPGDIRIESERSRVFIPITSMVILSVVLTVLINLLRR
- a CDS encoding LysR substrate-binding domain-containing protein, which encodes MPEPLERSTSPSTTPLLESDVLRTFVAIAESGSFTRAAGQIYRSTSAVSMQIKRLEETLGRSLFVREARQVRLTPAGETLLGYARRLLKLNEEAIAHFLQPALQGRVRFGTPADVGTRILPGLLALFARSHPGVEVDVSVARSVDMIERIDAGELDLALITVGNLGQDDSRGEPIHSEPLVWAGRSGGVAALRTPLPLALASPDCAWRRQALDALGRIGRSYRVAYSSEQASGQEAAMIADLAIAPYPSSLIRPPLQRLDGQYGLPQLGEYQIKLLRGSNRSEAVEVLAAQVIAAFAEYRARPAKRLERNEEIRWHAG
- the pdxJ gene encoding pyridoxine 5'-phosphate synthase — translated: MTEANRILLGVNVDHVATLRQARGTRYPDPVKAALDAEEAGADGITVHLREDRRHIQERDVLMMKDALQTRMNFEMGVTEAMLAFAEQLRPEHVCLVPETRQELTTEGGLDVAGQEARIREAVERLRGCGAEVSLFIDADPRQIEAAARVGAPAIELHTGRYADAHSVAERACELARIRDGVEAGLSHGLIVNAGHGLHYHNAEAIAAIRGVNELNIGHAIVAHALFVGFKQAVKEMKHLILSAAARG
- the cmoB gene encoding tRNA 5-methoxyuridine(34)/uridine 5-oxyacetic acid(34) synthase CmoB, which encodes MNLDLTPLAWRLAGTPLAAWANGVQQQLDGKLAVGHGDLPRWRRAVDALPALAPEQVELRDGFRLDAPCDDATRQATHDALMGLSPWRKGPFDVFGVHVDTEWRSDWKWDRVAPHLNLAGKRILDVGCGNGYYMWRMLGAGADSVVGVDPNWLFFCQFHAMKRYLPEMPVWHLPFALEELPARLEGFDTVFSMGVLYHRRSPIDHLLDLKDCLVRGGELVLETLVVEGDENTALVPEDRYAQMRNVWFLPSVKALECWLRRAGFVDVRCVDVSVTSVAEQRSTEWMRYQSLPDFLDPQDHGKTVEGLPAPMRAVLLARKP
- the cmoA gene encoding carboxy-S-adenosyl-L-methionine synthase CmoA, whose protein sequence is MSHDPDRLFAQPLPRIQDFVFNEDVVRVFPDMIKRSVPGYPTIVENIGVIAAQFAQPNTRLYDLGCSLGAVTQALRRHVTADNCQVIAVDNSAAMVERCREYLHGQDSMFQELLPVEVIEGDILALQFQPSSLVALNFTLQFIAPQQRPALLSRIRQALVPGGALILSEKLRFEDEDEQQLLTDLHIAFKRANGYSELEIAQKRSAIENVMKPDSLETHRQRLLDAGFSKVVPWFQCLNFASLIALP
- a CDS encoding protease inhibitor I42 family protein, with translation MPFDIPRLLLPASFALLVACASNDKTPSSVVLSDDNRCPQTLQSGQQLIVSLPSNPTTGYRWILHEAAAEQLRSLGPEVFSNPKADMIGGDGLSTWRFEAQESGSGRLYLTYQRPWEADAEPAGMFDCRIEVR